A single region of the Gossypium arboreum isolate Shixiya-1 chromosome 12, ASM2569848v2, whole genome shotgun sequence genome encodes:
- the LOC108482730 gene encoding ethylene-responsive transcription factor ERF027-like, translated as MMTDPNNPTDDHRSQPPIPSSFDHPNIQVPHPLLTHTCEDPPPTCDKLPPAGKSPMASSSSPGKHPMYRGIRYRSGKWVSEIREPRKTTRIWLGTYPTPEMAAAAYDVAALALKGSEAVVNFPASVASYRLPVSTSSADIRKAASAAASLKKDEMKSGINIGTDEYHQAKDREEMSKEEYVDEDALLDLPNLLVDMAQGMLVSPPRIRSTPSDESPENSDGESLWSY; from the coding sequence ATGATGACTGACCCTAATAATCCCACCGATGACCATCGTTCTCAGCCGCCCATACCATCATCCTTCGACCACCCAAACATCCAAGTCCCACATCCCTTGCTCACTCACACCTGCGAGGACCCGCCTCCCACGTGTGACAAACTACCTCCTGCTGGCAAATCTCCTATGGCCTCCTCCTCCTCCCCCGGGAAACACCCAATGTATCGTGGAATCCGGTACCGGAGCGGCAAGTGGGTCTCTGAAATCCGTGAACCGCGCAAAACCACGCGTATATGGCTAGGTACGTACCCCACCCCAGAAATGGCTGCAGCTGCCTATGATGTGGCTGCCCTAGCCCTAAAAGGCAGTGAGGCTGTTGTTAACTTCCCGGCCTCTGTTGCTTCTTATCGGCTTCCTGTTTCAACATCATCGGCGGATATACGGAAAGCGGCCTCAGCTGCTGCTTCACTTAAAAAGGATGAAATGAAAAGTGGGATTAATATTGGAACAGATGAGTATCATCAGGCGAAAGATCGAGAAGAAATGAGCAAAGAAGAATATGTGGACGAGGATGCCCTTTTAGACCTGCCTAATTTGCTGGTTGACATGGCGCAGGGAATGCTGGTGTCGCCACCGAGGATACGCTCGACGCCATCCGATGAGTCGCCGGAGAATTCCGATGGAGAAAGCTTGTGGAGCTATTAA
- the LOC108482482 gene encoding sugar carrier protein C-like: protein MAGGGGVTSGSVKNYPGKFTLKVFVTCIVAASGGLIFGYDLGISGGVTSMDSFLEKFFPKVYRKEISVKPSDDQYCKFDSQTLTLFTSSLYLAALLSSMTASRITRGLGRRMTMMFGGLFFAIGAVINGFAENVLMLIIGRVLLGFGIGFANQSVPIYLSEIAPFKYRGAMNIMFQLSITIGILIANLLNYFTAKIEGGWGWRLSLGGAVVPGLVFFFGCFFLADSPNSLLERDKFEEAKVQLQKIRGIDNVEEEFNDLAKASEAAKLVQNPWREILTRKYRPQLIFAVLIPLFQQLTGMNVFVFYAPVLFKSMGFGNNASLMSALITSIVNFFATLVSIATVDKFGRRTLFLEGGLQMLLCQFVMTVSIASKFGTSGNPGELPLWFSMLVVIAMCVYIAGFAWSWGPLGWLVPSEIFPLEIRSAAQSITVAVNMIFTFCIAQVFTTMLCNLKFGLFIFFAVCVIGMSIFIFKLLPETKGVPIEEMTIVWKNHPRWSKYFVEKDQSCEMGKI from the exons ATGGCTGGTGGAGGAGGTGTAACTTCTGGTTCCGTGAAAAATTATCCAGGAAAATTTACTTTGAAAGTTTTTGTCACCTGTATTGTTGCTGCTTCAGGTGGTTTAATCTTTGGTTATGATCTTGGTATTTCAG GTGGTGTTACATCAATGGATTCTTTTTTAGAAAAATTCTTTCCAAAAGTTTACAGGAAAGAAATATCTGTTAAACCATCTGATGATCAATATTGCAAGTTTGATAGTCAAACACTAACGTTGTTTACATCTTCCTTATATTTGGCTGCTCTTCTCTCATCCATGACAGCCTCTCGGATAACCCGAGGTCTTGGTAGGAGGATGACGATGATGTTCGGTGGTTTATTTTTCGCCATTGGTGCTGTTATCAATGGTTTCGCCGAAAACGTTCTCATGCTTATTATAGGTCGGGTATTGCTTGGCTTCGGCATTGGATTTGCTAATCAG tctGTTCCGATCTATTTATCTGAGATAGCTCCCTTTAAGTACCGAGGGGCTATGAACATAATGTTTCAATTATCAATCACCATTGGTATTTTAATTGCCAATTTGTTGAATTACTTCACTGCTAAGATCGAAGGTGGGTGGGGTTGGCGGTTGAGCTTGGGTGGAGCCGTTGTCCCTGGTTTGGTCTTTTTCTTTGGATGTTTTTTCCTCGCTGACTCACCCAATTCATTGCTTGAACGCGACAAGTTTGAAGAGGCTAAAGTTCAACTCCAAAAGATCCGTGGTATTGATAATGTGGAGGAAGAGTTCAATGATTTGGCTAAAGCCAGTGAGGCAGCCAAGTTGGTTCAAAATCCATGGAGAGAGATTTTAACCAGGAAGTACAGGCCTCAACTCATTTTTGCTGTGTTAATTCCTTTATTTCAGCAATTAACCGGCATGAACGTGTTCGTGTTTTATGCTCCTGTCTTGTTCAAGAGCATGGGATTTGGTAACAACGCTTCCCTCATGTCCGCATTAATCACTAGCATTGTTAATTTTTTTGCAACACTTGTTTCCATTGCAACTGTCGATAAGTTCGGGAGGCGAACGCTTTTCCTCGAAGGTGGTCTTCAAATGTTGCTCTGTCAGTTTGTGATGACCGTTTCAATTGCTTCTAAATTTGGAACCAGTGGGAACCCAGGTGAACTTCCACTATGGTTTTCGATGCTAGTGGTGATAGCAATGTGCGTATACATAGCGGGGTTTGCGTGGTCATGGGGTCCATTGGGTTGGCTAGTTCCTAGCGAGATATTTCCGCTTGAAATTCGATCAGCTGCTCAGAGTATAACAGTGGCCGTCAATATGATATTCACATTTTGCATTGCTCAAGTCTTTACCACCATGCTTTGCAATTTAAAGTTTGGGCTTTTTATCTTCTTCGCAGTATGTGTGATTGGGATgagcatttttatttttaagttgttGCCTGAGACGAAAGGAGTACCTATTGAAGAAATGACCATTGTTTGGAAGAATCATCCTCGTTGGAGTAAGTATTTCGTCGAGAAAGATCAAAGTTGTGAAATGGGAAAGATTTAA
- the LOC108480364 gene encoding scarecrow-like protein 28 encodes MLAGCSSSTLVSPRHRLRSEASAQFQACHFPTSMSTQRLDLPCSFSRKDTSRSQPIRPVGLSVEKPTESKTSGCSLKQNIRLPPLTTTAHEGRREIKDEFWEKGKCLKRFAAEGFIDESVIDRRAKRKKGSCHNEISGDVHEGGGDNLSLGQLGAGEFWFQPSFAGHNAPQLPFSLTASGDEERVCFVPGEVISPPLPLSNNPWTESVITEITDVGEKDVETIHRPGKEASGSSTSSESHSLGLRLNEQATEHEVGNGSGNPYPHEGNGVGVYREEEINHREQQGFELIHLLTACVEAIGSKNIAAINHYMAKLGDLASPRGSAISRLTAYYTEALTLRVTRLWPHIFHITTPRELDRVDDDNGTALRLLNQVSPIPKFFHFTSNEILLRAFEGKDRVHIIDFDIKQGLQWPSLFQSLASRANPPSHVRVTGIGESKQELNETGDRLSGFAEALNLPFEFHPVVDRLEDVRLWMLHVKEKETVAVNCVFQLHKTLYDGNGGALRDLLGLIRSTNPAVVVMAEQEAEHNVLSLEARVTNSLRYYSAIFDSIDSSLPMESPVRMKVEEMFAREIRNIIACEGSDRFERHESFEKWRKLMEQGRFRCIGISERELLQSQMLLKMYTCENYSVKKQGEDGGALTLSWLDQPLYSVSAWTPIDVAGSSSSFPQPK; translated from the coding sequence ATGTTGGCTGGTTGTTCTAGTTCTACATTGGTGTCACCAAGGCATAGATTGAGGAGTGAAGCGTCAGCACAGTTTCAAGCTTGCCATTTCCCGACTTCAATGAGCACACAAAGATTGGACCTGCCATGTAGTTTTTCTCGCAAGGACACTTCAAGGTCGCAGCCTATTAGGCCTGTTGGCCTTTCTGTGGAGAAACCAACTGAATCCAAGACCAGCGGTTGTTCTCTCAAGCAGAATATCAGGCTGCCGCCATTGACTACTACTGCACATGAAGGGCGGAGAGAGATCAAGGATGAGTTTTGGGAGAAAGGTAAATGTTTGAAGAGGTTTGCTGCTGAGGGTTTCATTGATGAGTCAGTCATTGACAGGAGGGCAAAGAGGAAAAAGGGTAGCTGTCATAATGAGATCTCTGGTGATGTTCATGAAGGCGGTGGTGATAATTTGAGTTTGGGCCAACTTGGTGCTGGTGAGTTTTGGTTTCAACCAAGTTTCGCAGGCCATAATGCTCCTCAACTTCCTTTCTCTCTCACTGCTTCAGGGGATGAAGAAAGGGTGTGTTTTGTGCCTGGTGAAGTGATTTCACCGCCTTTGCCATTGTCTAACAATCCTTGGACCGAGTCAGTAATAACCGAAATCACTGACGTCGGGGAAAAGGATGTCGAGACAATCCATAGGCCAGGAAAGGAAGCTTCAGGATCGAGTACTTCTTCGGAGAGTCATAGTTTGGGACTTCGGTTAAACGAGCAAGCCACAGAACATGAAGTGGGCAATGGTTCAGGGAATCCTTACCCACATGAGGGTAATGGTGTGGGGGTTTATAGGGAGGAGGAGATCAACCATAGGGAGCAACAGGGGTTTGAGCTTATTCACTTACTTACAGCTTGTGTTGAAGCAATTGGATCAAAGAACATTGCTGCCATCAATCATTATATGGCTAAGTTGGGGGATCTTGCTTCTCCAAGAGGCAGTGCCATAAGCCGTCTAACTGCTTACTATACTGAAGCTTTGACTCTTCGAGTCACAAGGCTTTGGCCTCACATTTTTCATATCACAACCCCTCGTGAGCTTGATCGGGTTGATGATGATAATGGTACTGCATTGAGGCTCTTGAATCAGGTAAGCCCGATTCCAAAATTCTTTCACTTCACATCAAACGAGATATTGTTGAGAGCCTTCGAAGGGAAAGACAGGGTTCACATCATAGATTTCGACATCAAGCAAGGGCTTCAATGGCCTAGTTTGTTCCAGAGTTTAGCTTCAAGGGCTAATCCACCAAGCCATGTTAGAGTCACCGGAATCGGTGAGTCGAAGCAAGAACTAAATGAAACGGGAGACAGGCTCTCGGGATTTGCCGAGGCATTGAATTTGCCTTTCGAGTTCCATCCAGTTGTGGACAGGTTAGAAGATGTGAGGTTGTGGATGCTCCATGTAAAGGAGAAAGAGACAGTAGCTGTGAATTGTGTGTTTCAACTGCACAAGACACTTTATGATGGAAATGGAGGTGCTCTCAGGGACTTGTTGGGACTTATTCGTAGCACGAACCCTGCAGTGGTTGTCATGGCAGAACAAGAAGCTGAACATAATGTTCTCAGCTTAGAAGCAAGGGTGACCAATTCATTGAGGTACTACTCTGCCATATTTGATTCCATCGATTCAAGCCTTCCCATGGAGAGTCCAGTTAGGATGAAAGTAGAGGAGATGTTTGCAAGGGAAATACGGAACATAATTGCTTGCGAAGGAAGCGATAGGTTCGAAAGGCACGAGAGTTTCGAAAAGTGGAGGAAGCTGATGGAGCAAGGAAGGTTCAGATGCATAGGGATTAGTGAGAGAGAATTGCTCCAGAGCCAAATGCTGTTGAAGATGTACACTTGTGAGAATTACAGTGTGAAAAAGCAAGGGGAAGATGGTGGGGCGCTTACTTTAAGTTGGTTAGATCAGCCACTTTATTCAGTCTCAGCTTGGACACCTATTGATGTTGCAGGCAGCTCATCCTCATTTCCTCAGCCAAAATGA